The following are encoded together in the Dickeya lacustris genome:
- the rstA gene encoding two-component system response regulator RstA codes for MYRVVFVEDDPEVGKLIAAYLGKHDIDVRIEPRGDNALAFIDQQQPDLVLLDIMLPGKDGMTLCRELRPRFNGPIVLLTSLDSDMNHILSLEMGADDYILKTTPPAVLLARLRLHFRQYANTPQPTAEKNEPVQTQVQVHKSLHFGLLCIDPVNRDVTLADENIALSTSDFDLLWLLATHAGQIMDREALLKALRGVSYDGMDRSIDVAISRLRKKLHDNALEPVRIKTVRNKGYLFAPNAWETITP; via the coding sequence ATGTATAGAGTGGTTTTTGTTGAAGATGATCCAGAGGTTGGCAAGCTTATCGCCGCGTACCTGGGTAAACATGATATTGACGTACGCATCGAGCCGCGCGGAGATAACGCGCTGGCGTTCATCGATCAGCAGCAGCCGGACCTGGTGTTGCTGGACATTATGTTGCCCGGTAAAGACGGCATGACGCTCTGCCGGGAGCTGCGTCCACGCTTCAACGGCCCGATTGTGTTGCTCACGTCGCTCGACAGCGACATGAACCATATTCTGTCGCTGGAGATGGGTGCGGATGACTATATACTGAAAACGACGCCACCGGCGGTATTGCTGGCGCGCCTGCGGCTGCATTTTCGTCAGTACGCCAACACACCGCAGCCAACGGCAGAGAAAAACGAGCCGGTACAAACACAGGTTCAGGTACACAAATCGTTGCATTTCGGTTTGTTGTGTATCGATCCGGTCAACCGGGATGTCACTCTGGCTGATGAAAACATCGCCCTGTCAACGTCCGACTTTGACTTACTCTGGCTACTGGCGACCCATGCCGGGCAAATCATGGACAGGGAAGCGTTGTTAAAAGCCCTGCGCGGCGTCAGCTATGACGGGATGGATCGCAGTATTGATGTAGCGATTTCCCGGCTGCGCAAAAAACTGCACGACAATGCGCTAGAGCCGGTGCGCATTAAAACCGTACGTAACAAGGGATATCTGTTTGCCCCCA